A single genomic interval of Solimonas sp. K1W22B-7 harbors:
- a CDS encoding 4Fe-4S dicluster domain-containing protein translates to MPFVITSPCVADYSCVEVCPAGAISPTPDDRAFDSADQLYIDPTRCIDCEACVEACPVGAIFDSRRVPERWKDAIRQNAQYFEGLRHV, encoded by the coding sequence ATGCCATTCGTCATCACCTCACCTTGTGTAGCCGACTACTCCTGCGTAGAGGTGTGCCCAGCTGGAGCTATCAGCCCCACTCCGGATGACAGAGCGTTCGATAGCGCTGATCAGCTCTACATCGATCCGACTCGCTGCATAGATTGTGAAGCCTGCGTCGAAGCGTGCCCGGTCGGAGCCATCTTCGACTCCCGCCGGGTCCCGGAACGCTGGAAGGACGCGATCCGCCAGAACGCGCAGTACTTCGAGGGCCTCCGCCATGTCTGA
- a CDS encoding SDR family oxidoreductase, which translates to MNSSTSLFSASALSGRVAFVAGGSRGINRAIARRYAAHGAAVFVVSRDQSKIDDTVAELRALGAKAEGAAADVRDFAAVEAAINQCADSLGPIDIVVSGAAGNFVAPAHTLSSNGFRTVVDIDLNGTFHVFRAAYPRLRKPGASLLAISATHALLPAEGQAHVCSAKAGIQMLTQVLALEWGKDGVRVNSLAPGPVDGTEGMARLTPDEASRAALYERIPLGRYASLDEIADLALFLSTSAAGYITGTTVVCDGGQSLTGHARYGLQPA; encoded by the coding sequence ATGAACTCCTCCACGTCACTCTTCAGCGCCTCGGCACTTTCCGGCCGCGTAGCCTTCGTTGCCGGCGGCAGCCGCGGAATCAATCGCGCCATCGCGCGTCGTTATGCGGCTCATGGCGCGGCAGTTTTCGTCGTCAGCCGGGATCAGTCGAAAATCGATGACACCGTGGCGGAGCTGCGCGCATTGGGCGCCAAGGCTGAGGGAGCGGCCGCGGACGTGCGCGACTTTGCTGCTGTGGAGGCTGCAATCAACCAGTGCGCAGACAGCCTGGGCCCCATCGACATCGTTGTCTCCGGGGCAGCTGGCAACTTTGTCGCTCCGGCGCACACCCTGTCATCAAACGGGTTCCGCACTGTGGTCGACATCGATCTCAACGGGACGTTCCACGTGTTCCGCGCTGCCTATCCGAGGCTGCGCAAGCCTGGCGCCTCATTGCTGGCCATCAGCGCGACCCACGCATTGCTACCCGCGGAGGGACAGGCCCACGTGTGTTCTGCCAAGGCGGGCATTCAGATGCTGACCCAGGTTTTGGCCCTAGAGTGGGGGAAGGACGGCGTGCGCGTGAACTCGCTCGCCCCGGGGCCGGTAGACGGTACCGAGGGCATGGCCCGCCTGACTCCTGACGAGGCGTCTCGCGCGGCCCTATACGAGCGTATTCCGCTGGGACGCTACGCCAGCCTTGACGAGATCGCGGACTTGGCCTTGTTCCTTTCGACGAGTGCTGCCGGCTACATCACGGGGACGACTGTGGTCTGCGACGGGGGGCAGTCACTGACGGGCCATGCGCGCTACGGCCTGCAGCCAGCCTGA
- a CDS encoding enoyl-CoA hydratase-related protein, with amino-acid sequence MEYRGSAVRATMDGHIGRVGLCRPDKANAFDLAMWEELPAAFAWLSGQQGLRVAILFGEGRHFCAGIDLSVIRHLLELASGNACSARGREALLAFIERVQAAFNAIEGLRVPVIAEIQGACIGAGVDLIAACDMRLCTVDARFSIKEADLGVVPDVGTIQRLRHVLGYSVLAELSYTAQHFDGQEARKLGLVSQVHESPDTLREAVNRLAATIASKSPVALRGIKRNLLWARDRSVADGLSYVAAWNAAMMPGEDLRESLDAVQQKRAPSYGL; translated from the coding sequence ATGGAATACAGGGGTAGCGCGGTTCGGGCCACGATGGATGGCCACATCGGACGTGTCGGGCTATGTCGTCCGGACAAGGCCAATGCTTTCGATCTGGCCATGTGGGAGGAACTCCCTGCGGCCTTCGCTTGGCTGTCCGGCCAGCAGGGCCTACGAGTGGCGATCCTGTTCGGTGAAGGGCGTCATTTCTGCGCGGGGATCGACCTGTCGGTGATCCGTCACCTGCTGGAACTAGCCTCTGGAAATGCTTGCTCGGCGCGGGGGCGAGAGGCGCTGCTCGCATTCATCGAACGTGTGCAGGCTGCCTTCAACGCCATCGAGGGTCTGCGCGTCCCGGTGATCGCGGAGATTCAGGGTGCCTGTATCGGCGCCGGAGTGGACCTGATTGCCGCCTGCGACATGCGGCTCTGCACGGTGGATGCGCGCTTCTCCATCAAGGAGGCGGATCTCGGGGTCGTCCCTGACGTGGGCACGATCCAGCGCCTGAGACACGTGCTCGGATACTCGGTCCTGGCAGAGCTCAGCTACACCGCCCAGCACTTCGACGGCCAGGAGGCGCGGAAGCTGGGATTGGTATCCCAGGTTCATGAATCCCCCGATACCCTGCGCGAGGCGGTGAATCGCCTCGCGGCAACCATTGCGTCGAAATCACCGGTGGCCTTGCGAGGCATCAAGCGAAACCTGCTCTGGGCCCGAGACCGGAGTGTCGCTGACGGCTTGTCCTACGTCGCAGCCTGGAACGCGGCCATGATGCCGGGTGAAGACCTGCGCGAATCCCTCGATGCAGTGCAGCAGAAGCGTGCTCCGTCCTACGGTCTCTGA
- a CDS encoding OmpP1/FadL family transporter has protein sequence MALLLAHAGPVSAGYGVFAHGYGLKSEGAGGVAVARAEDTPAMAANSAAVLSLGRRFDLGLDWLYVEAGSAIGGNAFGANDAYRSDGQAHFFIPQGGWSTPLGDRAAIGVTVFGAGFGTDYKRSPYARFGGSDRAGIKLMQSVVSTSMAYAVVPGQNVGVGLNLAYQEINAKGLGFLAPVSQSPAQVSDQGSDSEFGYSLQIGWQGRLSEQLDSGIAWRSPTRLGKFRRYRGLLPNGGQLDLPAILGLGLRYQATPVLSFSVDFSRVEFSGQDATGNPASRLAQGRLLGSDGGPGFGWRDQDIYKFGFAWDVRPGLRLRAGYSRSSEIMPPSETFFGMAAPLVMKEHYTLGTTQSLAGGWEITGVSAFVPRSRVAGSGSIPAAFGGGEADIHVQQIITGLSLGKRF, from the coding sequence TTGGCGCTCCTGCTGGCGCATGCGGGGCCGGTCAGTGCCGGATACGGGGTGTTTGCCCACGGCTACGGATTGAAATCCGAGGGGGCGGGTGGCGTGGCCGTGGCCCGCGCCGAGGACACCCCCGCGATGGCGGCCAACTCGGCAGCGGTCTTGTCTCTGGGGCGTCGCTTCGACCTGGGCCTGGACTGGCTCTACGTGGAAGCAGGCAGTGCCATTGGCGGCAATGCATTCGGTGCCAATGATGCTTACCGGTCGGACGGGCAGGCGCACTTCTTCATTCCCCAGGGTGGCTGGTCCACTCCGCTGGGCGATCGCGCCGCCATCGGCGTCACCGTGTTCGGTGCGGGGTTCGGTACCGACTACAAGCGCAGCCCCTACGCCCGGTTTGGCGGGAGCGACCGAGCGGGCATCAAGCTCATGCAGTCGGTGGTCTCCACCTCGATGGCCTATGCCGTCGTCCCCGGCCAGAACGTCGGCGTAGGGCTGAATCTTGCGTATCAGGAAATCAATGCGAAGGGTCTGGGCTTCCTGGCGCCGGTTTCCCAATCGCCCGCCCAGGTCTCCGACCAGGGATCGGATTCGGAATTCGGCTACAGCCTGCAGATCGGCTGGCAAGGCCGCCTGAGCGAGCAACTGGACTCCGGGATCGCATGGCGTTCGCCGACGCGGCTGGGCAAGTTCCGTCGCTACCGCGGGTTACTGCCGAACGGTGGCCAACTAGACCTGCCGGCGATCCTGGGCCTGGGACTCCGCTACCAGGCAACCCCTGTGCTGTCCTTCAGTGTCGACTTCAGCCGTGTGGAATTCAGTGGTCAGGACGCTACGGGCAACCCTGCCTCGCGGCTTGCCCAGGGCCGTCTCCTGGGATCGGATGGCGGTCCTGGCTTCGGTTGGCGAGATCAGGATATCTACAAGTTCGGGTTCGCCTGGGATGTGCGTCCGGGCCTGCGGCTGCGCGCCGGATACAGCCGGTCCAGCGAGATCATGCCGCCCTCTGAAACTTTCTTCGGCATGGCCGCTCCCTTGGTGATGAAGGAGCACTACACGCTCGGTACGACTCAGTCCCTGGCGGGTGGCTGGGAAATCACCGGCGTTTCGGCGTTCGTGCCGCGGAGCCGTGTTGCCGGCAGTGGCTCAATTCCCGCGGCATTCGGCGGCGGCGAGGCCGATATCCACGTGCAGCAGATCATCACCGGCCTGTCGCTGGGCAAGCGCTTCTGA
- a CDS encoding aldehyde dehydrogenase family protein, with amino-acid sequence MNMPAQTAPAVRLPPSRNFIGGEWLDDPAAERIEVCDPSTEAVIGNIPRSTPAAVDQAVRAARTAFEDPAWRDLPLIARERLIHRLADLLEANTADMAAIESLDNGKPVMFSSTLDVPYSVAWLRYFAGWPTKLSGKSLNAAVHGPAYHCYTLREPVGVVGLIVPWNFPLVLAVWKIAPALAAGCTIVLKPAEQTPYSALRLAQLVEEAGFPKGVFNVVLGDGSTGQAIVDHPGVAKLSFTGSTAVGKRILASVAKDLKRVTLELGGKSPTIILPDADLEQAIPGAAQAAFVNSGQICFAGTRLFAPRKHFDKVLEGIAGVASMFKIGAGLESDTMLGPVISSRQADSVMDKLQAGVKAGATVFSGGKRLDRKGYFIEPTILVTEDAQNPAYREELFGPVLTATPYDDINDIAAMANDSDYGLGAHVYTRDLSAAHQLARKIQAGTVWVNTQLTPDPNLPFGGFKQSGWGRENGEDVFAHYLETKTVMMKIA; translated from the coding sequence ATGAATATGCCTGCCCAGACCGCGCCGGCCGTCCGCCTGCCGCCGAGCCGCAACTTCATCGGCGGCGAGTGGCTGGACGATCCCGCCGCTGAGCGTATCGAGGTCTGCGACCCCTCCACAGAGGCAGTGATCGGGAACATCCCCCGCAGCACCCCCGCTGCCGTCGACCAGGCCGTACGGGCCGCGCGCACCGCTTTCGAAGATCCTGCATGGCGCGACCTGCCGCTGATTGCGCGTGAGCGGCTGATCCACCGCTTGGCCGACCTCCTGGAAGCGAACACTGCCGACATGGCCGCAATCGAAAGCCTCGACAACGGCAAGCCGGTGATGTTCTCCAGCACCCTGGACGTGCCTTATTCCGTGGCCTGGCTGCGCTACTTCGCCGGCTGGCCGACCAAGCTCTCGGGCAAGTCCCTGAACGCTGCCGTGCATGGCCCGGCCTATCACTGCTACACCCTGCGAGAACCCGTGGGCGTCGTGGGCCTGATCGTGCCGTGGAATTTCCCGCTGGTGCTGGCGGTGTGGAAGATCGCGCCGGCTCTGGCTGCAGGCTGCACGATCGTGCTGAAGCCGGCGGAGCAGACGCCCTATTCGGCCTTGCGGCTCGCTCAGCTCGTCGAGGAGGCGGGGTTCCCCAAGGGTGTCTTCAACGTGGTGCTCGGTGACGGCAGCACCGGCCAGGCCATCGTTGACCACCCTGGCGTTGCCAAGCTGTCCTTCACGGGCTCCACGGCCGTGGGCAAGCGCATCCTTGCCAGCGTCGCCAAGGACCTGAAGCGAGTAACGCTTGAACTGGGCGGCAAGTCGCCGACGATCATCCTGCCGGACGCAGACCTGGAGCAGGCCATCCCGGGTGCGGCACAGGCGGCGTTCGTGAATTCCGGCCAGATCTGCTTTGCGGGCACCCGGCTGTTCGCGCCCCGCAAGCACTTCGACAAGGTGCTGGAAGGCATCGCCGGTGTCGCCTCAATGTTCAAGATCGGCGCGGGCCTGGAATCCGACACCATGCTCGGGCCGGTGATCAGCTCCCGCCAGGCGGACAGCGTGATGGACAAGCTGCAAGCCGGCGTGAAAGCAGGCGCGACCGTATTCAGCGGCGGCAAGCGGCTGGATCGCAAGGGCTACTTCATCGAGCCCACCATCCTCGTCACCGAAGATGCCCAGAACCCTGCCTACCGCGAGGAGCTCTTCGGCCCGGTACTGACCGCAACGCCGTACGACGACATCAACGATATCGCCGCGATGGCCAATGATTCCGACTACGGCCTCGGCGCGCACGTCTATACGCGTGATCTGTCCGCCGCGCACCAGCTCGCGCGCAAGATCCAGGCGGGCACCGTCTGGGTCAACACCCAGCTGACCCCGGACCCCAACCTGCCCTTCGGCGGCTTCAAGCAATCCGGCTGGGGTCGCGAGAATGGCGAGGACGTGTTCGCGCACTACCTCGAAACCAAGACGGTGATGATGAAGATCGCCTGA
- a CDS encoding alpha/beta fold hydrolase, translated as MGEVHMCGQGVPLVLLHGVGGSWRMWKPVLPLLERQFRVIVPTLPGHRGGEPLPAGVEPTIGLLADRLLLQLRAMGIEQAHVAGNSLGGWLAVELARRGFALSVTALSPAGGWRSLQDYRALARSLVTSYRLMPLLFLLFWLLMGLAAVRRILSVRTMERGDRMPSDEFRSSLVAFMCCRMMPRLFRNTEATGAIEPYDAQSLAVCVAWSERDRVLPFDTYGRPFLDRVSGAQHCVIEAAGHVPMYDQPEAVARRIAATATEPRGVPA; from the coding sequence ATGGGGGAGGTGCACATGTGCGGCCAGGGCGTGCCACTGGTGCTGCTGCACGGCGTCGGCGGCAGTTGGCGGATGTGGAAGCCGGTGCTGCCGCTGCTGGAACGGCAGTTCCGCGTGATAGTACCGACGCTGCCGGGACATCGTGGTGGCGAACCACTCCCGGCTGGAGTGGAACCAACGATCGGTCTGCTCGCCGACCGTCTACTGCTTCAGCTACGCGCCATGGGCATCGAGCAGGCGCATGTCGCCGGCAATTCCCTAGGGGGCTGGCTGGCGGTGGAACTGGCGCGGCGCGGGTTCGCGCTCAGTGTTACCGCGCTTTCCCCAGCCGGTGGCTGGCGCAGCCTGCAGGACTACCGCGCCCTGGCGCGCAGCCTCGTAACCTCCTACCGGCTGATGCCGCTGCTGTTCCTGCTGTTCTGGCTGCTGATGGGCCTGGCCGCGGTGCGCCGAATCCTGTCGGTCCGCACAATGGAGCGCGGCGACCGCATGCCGAGCGATGAATTCCGCAGCAGCCTGGTGGCCTTCATGTGCTGCCGCATGATGCCGCGCCTGTTCCGCAACACCGAAGCCACCGGCGCGATCGAGCCCTACGACGCTCAGTCCCTGGCGGTATGCGTCGCCTGGTCGGAACGCGACCGTGTGCTGCCATTCGACACCTACGGCCGGCCGTTCCTCGATCGCGTCAGCGGCGCGCAGCACTGCGTGATCGAAGCCGCCGGCCACGTCCCGATGTATGACCAGCCCGAGGCCGTGGCGCGCCGCATCGCCGCCACCGCCACCGAACCGAGGGGAGTCCCGGCATGA
- a CDS encoding NADP-dependent oxidoreductase yields the protein MTQNRRIVLAERPRYITPTANCFQLQSGALPQPGEGQLLVRTTWLSLDPYLHGRLKRTTAQAEPVKVGDVMVGATIGRIEQSRHPDYKAGDLVRGFWGWQDYAAVEPKRVHKLDPCLQQPSLALGTLGLPGFGAWLALRVLSPVKAGETVVIGTATGALGQTAGQIAKLMGCRVVGIAGGPEKCRLATERLGYDACVDHRQRDFADHLRAACPKGIDVYVETIGGKATSAVLRLCNLQARVTVAGLMSMITRQGSAEDALLADDFLNEVVNRRLSIRGLVTFDHIETHFGLFQDEMLAWIGDGRVKPVEHVVDGLEHAPSALQGLFEGRNLGKLIVKVAD from the coding sequence ATGACCCAGAACCGCCGCATCGTACTGGCCGAAAGGCCACGCTACATCACGCCCACCGCCAACTGCTTCCAGCTCCAGAGCGGCGCGCTGCCGCAACCTGGCGAGGGCCAGTTGCTGGTACGCACCACCTGGCTGTCGCTGGACCCCTATTTGCACGGTCGCCTCAAGCGCACCACGGCGCAGGCCGAGCCAGTCAAGGTGGGCGACGTCATGGTCGGCGCCACCATCGGCCGCATCGAGCAGTCACGGCACCCGGACTACAAGGCCGGCGACCTCGTGCGCGGGTTCTGGGGCTGGCAAGACTATGCGGCGGTCGAGCCGAAGCGCGTACACAAGCTCGACCCCTGCCTGCAGCAACCATCGCTGGCGTTGGGTACGCTCGGCCTGCCCGGATTCGGCGCCTGGCTGGCGCTGAGGGTCCTGTCACCCGTCAAAGCGGGTGAAACCGTGGTGATCGGAACCGCCACTGGCGCGCTGGGGCAGACTGCCGGACAGATCGCAAAACTGATGGGCTGCCGCGTGGTGGGTATCGCCGGCGGCCCGGAGAAATGCCGGTTGGCCACCGAGCGCCTGGGTTACGACGCCTGCGTCGATCACCGCCAGCGCGATTTCGCCGACCACCTGCGGGCGGCCTGCCCGAAGGGCATCGATGTTTACGTCGAGACCATCGGCGGCAAGGCCACATCGGCGGTGCTGCGGCTTTGCAATCTTCAGGCACGCGTCACGGTTGCCGGGCTGATGTCGATGATCACGCGCCAGGGTTCGGCGGAAGATGCCTTGCTGGCCGACGACTTCCTCAACGAAGTGGTCAATCGCCGCCTGTCGATCCGCGGATTGGTGACCTTCGACCACATCGAGACGCACTTCGGCCTCTTCCAGGACGAAATGCTGGCCTGGATCGGCGATGGCCGCGTGAAGCCGGTTGAGCACGTTGTCGATGGCCTTGAGCACGCGCCGTCGGCGCTGCAAGGCCTGTTCGAAGGACGCAACCTCGGCAAGCTGATCGTGAAGGTGGCCGACTGA